From one Gemmobacter sp. genomic stretch:
- the rocF gene encoding arginase — MPHDITLIGAPVDEGQRRAGCLMGPAAYRVAGLAAAITELGHTVEDIGDVSHGPLAPVACANPAVHHLAECVGWTKALAEAGRAAMARGRFPIFMGGDHALSMGSVAGVAAHAAEVKRPLFVLWLDAHSDFHTPLTTTSGNLHGTPVAYLSGLPGFDAFPRFPAPVPPDRICLYGIRSVDPAEHRALKLQGIPVTDMRVLDETGIVAPLRAFLDQVTQARGMLHVSLDVDFLDPSIAPAVGTTVPGGTTFREAHLVMELLHESGLVTSLDLVELNPFLDDRGRTARLMVDLVGSLMGRKVFDRPTRSFG; from the coding sequence ATGCCCCACGACATCACCCTGATCGGCGCGCCGGTCGACGAAGGCCAGCGCCGCGCCGGTTGCCTGATGGGGCCGGCCGCCTATCGGGTCGCGGGGCTGGCCGCCGCCATCACCGAACTGGGCCATACGGTCGAGGATATCGGCGATGTGTCGCACGGGCCGCTGGCGCCGGTCGCCTGCGCCAATCCCGCGGTGCATCATCTGGCCGAATGCGTCGGCTGGACCAAGGCGCTGGCCGAGGCAGGCCGCGCCGCCATGGCGCGCGGGCGATTCCCCATCTTCATGGGCGGCGATCACGCGCTGTCGATGGGGTCGGTCGCCGGCGTCGCCGCCCATGCGGCCGAGGTGAAGCGGCCGCTGTTCGTGCTGTGGCTGGATGCCCATTCCGATTTTCACACCCCGCTGACCACCACTTCGGGCAACCTGCATGGCACGCCGGTGGCCTATCTGTCGGGCCTGCCGGGGTTCGATGCCTTTCCCCGCTTTCCCGCCCCGGTGCCGCCGGACCGCATCTGCCTTTACGGCATCCGTTCGGTCGATCCGGCCGAACACCGCGCGCTGAAGCTGCAAGGCATTCCGGTCACCGACATGCGCGTGCTGGACGAAACCGGCATCGTCGCGCCCCTGCGCGCGTTCCTGGATCAGGTGACACAGGCGCGGGGCATGCTGCATGTCTCGCTGGATGTCGATTTCCTGGATCCGTCCATCGCCCCGGCGGTCGGCACCACCGTGCCAGGCGGCACCACCTTCCGCGAGGCGCATCTGGTGATGGAACTGCTGCACGAAAGCGGCCTGGTCACCAGCCTTGACCTGGTGGAGCTGAACCCCTTCCTCGATGACCGTGGCCGCACGGCCAGGCTGATGGTTGATCTGGTCGGCAGCCTGATGGGCCGCAAGGTCTTCGACCGCCCCACCCGCAGCTTCGGCTAG
- a CDS encoding biopolymer transporter ExbB yields the protein MLAVVALVASGAWVIHGAVEDVFLTNPWLNGFIALVFLIGVLACFWQVFQLMVSVSWLEDFVAHRPGLDFTSAPRLLLPLASLLRSRGARTQLSSGSARSILDSVATRIDEARDIARYLSNLLIFLGLLGTFYGLATTVPGVVETIRALAPREGETAVEVFGKLMSGLEAQLGGMGTAFSSSLLGLSGSLVVGLLELFAGHGQNRFYRELEEWLSSITRIGLSSGDGEGGDTAALAQVLDQIVTRLEAQEARAAEDSATLGAGLDTLAEGFRRLAERDTGTAVLARIADVQDRLAAGQDRIAAGQDRMTAGQDRLAAGQDRIVALHERLVDTVDQDGGLGADAEARMRLRSIDVQMLRILEEISAGRQESIADLRADLGALTQAIRQLSRLGGR from the coding sequence ATGCTGGCCGTCGTCGCGCTGGTCGCCAGCGGCGCCTGGGTCATCCATGGCGCGGTCGAGGACGTGTTCCTGACCAACCCCTGGCTGAACGGCTTCATCGCGCTGGTCTTCCTGATCGGCGTGCTGGCCTGTTTCTGGCAGGTGTTCCAGCTGATGGTCTCCGTCAGCTGGCTGGAGGATTTCGTCGCGCATCGGCCGGGGCTGGATTTCACCTCGGCCCCGCGGCTTCTGCTGCCGCTGGCATCGCTGCTGCGCTCGCGCGGGGCGCGGACGCAGCTGTCATCGGGCAGCGCGCGGTCCATCCTCGATTCGGTCGCCACCCGCATCGACGAGGCGCGGGATATTGCGCGCTATCTGTCGAACCTGCTGATCTTCCTGGGCCTTCTGGGCACCTTCTACGGTCTGGCCACCACGGTTCCCGGCGTGGTCGAGACCATCCGCGCGCTGGCCCCGCGTGAAGGGGAAACGGCGGTCGAGGTGTTCGGCAAGCTGATGTCGGGGCTGGAGGCACAGCTGGGCGGCATGGGGACGGCGTTTTCCTCGTCGCTGCTGGGGCTGTCGGGATCGCTGGTGGTCGGGCTGCTGGAACTGTTCGCCGGCCACGGCCAGAACCGCTTTTACCGCGAGCTGGAAGAATGGCTGTCCTCGATCACCCGGATCGGCCTGTCCTCGGGTGATGGCGAGGGGGGCGATACGGCGGCGCTGGCGCAGGTGCTGGACCAGATCGTCACCCGGCTGGAGGCGCAGGAGGCGCGGGCCGCCGAAGACAGCGCGACCCTCGGCGCCGGGCTGGATACGCTGGCCGAAGGGTTCCGCCGGCTGGCCGAACGCGACACCGGCACGGCGGTGCTGGCCCGCATCGCCGATGTGCAGGACCGGCTGGCCGCGGGCCAGGACCGCATCGCCGCCGGGCAGGACCGCATGACGGCGGGGCAGGACCGGCTGGCCGCCGGTCAGGACCGTATCGTCGCACTGCACGAAAGGTTGGTCGATACCGTGGACCAGGACGGCGGCCTTGGGGCCGACGCCGAGGCGCGGATGCGCCTGCGGTCGATCGACGTGCAGATGCTGCGCATCCTGGAGGAAATCAGCGCCGGCCGTCAGGAAAGCATCGCCGACCTGCGCGCCGATCTGGGCGCGCTGACCCAGGCGATCCGGCAATTGTCGCGGCTGGGGGGGCGCTAG
- the eda gene encoding bifunctional 4-hydroxy-2-oxoglutarate aldolase/2-dehydro-3-deoxy-phosphogluconate aldolase has protein sequence MTPQDASRRMRDLCALAPVVPVLVIEDIAHARPLAEALVAGGLPVLEVTLRTPIALQAIRDMAQVPGAIVGAGTVLGPADVAAARTAGAQFAVSPGTTPALLAAAEAGGLPLLPGVATASEVMALLAHGHTMAKFFPAAAIGGAAALKALGGPLPQMAFCPTGGIDAGNAADYLALSNVICVGGSWVTPRAAMMAGDWGAIQALALAAKRLQPAGK, from the coding sequence ATGACCCCGCAGGACGCCTCGCGCCGGATGCGCGATCTGTGTGCGCTGGCCCCGGTGGTGCCGGTGCTGGTGATCGAGGATATCGCCCATGCCCGCCCGCTGGCCGAGGCGCTGGTGGCCGGTGGCCTGCCGGTGCTGGAGGTGACCTTGCGCACCCCCATCGCCTTGCAGGCGATCCGCGACATGGCGCAGGTGCCCGGCGCCATCGTCGGGGCGGGCACGGTGCTGGGCCCGGCCGATGTGGCGGCGGCCCGCACGGCCGGGGCGCAATTCGCCGTCTCCCCCGGCACCACCCCCGCCCTGCTGGCCGCGGCCGAGGCCGGGGGCCTGCCCCTGCTGCCCGGCGTGGCCACCGCCTCCGAGGTGATGGCCCTGCTGGCCCATGGGCATACCATGGCCAAGTTCTTTCCCGCAGCCGCCATCGGCGGGGCGGCCGCGCTGAAGGCGCTTGGCGGCCCGCTGCCGCAGATGGCCTTCTGCCCCACCGGGGGCATAGATGCCGGGAACGCGGCCGATTATCTGGCGTTGTCCAACGTGATCTGCGTGGGGGGCAGCTGGGTTACCCCGCGCGCCGCGATGATGGCTGGCGACTGGGGCGCGATCCAGGCGCTGGCCCTGGCCGCGAAACGGCTGCAACCCGCCGGAAAGTAA
- a CDS encoding DUF3108 domain-containing protein, translating to MRPLPALATALTLALPLPALTQEMRQDARFALEIRGITVGELSFAGVETPQAYAVSGTVRTTGLAGMLRKMHYDAKVQGSRNSPRFAPARYEQSGGIGSKYSEEVVAWSGGLPRIERQEPPKAPREGAADPARQRGTVDTLTAIYATLRDVAPGGECQANLTLYDGRYRMQLRMSAPQRVEGGVACNGEYIRVAGFSAEEMAERTNFPFTLHYAPAASGQMRVERVTMDSLYGSARLVRR from the coding sequence ATGCGCCCCTTGCCCGCCCTTGCCACCGCGCTGACCCTGGCCCTGCCCCTGCCCGCCCTGACGCAGGAGATGCGGCAGGATGCCCGATTCGCGCTGGAAATCCGCGGCATCACCGTCGGAGAGCTGAGCTTTGCCGGCGTGGAAACCCCGCAGGCCTATGCGGTGTCGGGCACGGTGCGCACCACGGGGCTGGCCGGGATGCTGCGCAAGATGCACTACGATGCCAAGGTGCAGGGCAGCCGCAATTCGCCCCGCTTTGCGCCCGCGCGCTATGAACAGTCGGGCGGCATCGGGTCGAAATATTCCGAGGAGGTGGTGGCCTGGTCCGGCGGCCTGCCCCGGATCGAACGGCAGGAACCGCCCAAGGCCCCGCGCGAAGGGGCGGCCGACCCCGCCCGGCAACGCGGCACGGTCGATACGCTGACGGCAATCTACGCCACGCTGCGCGATGTGGCACCAGGGGGCGAATGCCAGGCGAACCTGACGCTGTATGATGGCCGCTACCGGATGCAGCTGCGCATGTCCGCGCCACAACGGGTCGAGGGCGGGGTGGCGTGCAACGGCGAATACATCCGCGTCGCAGGCTTCAGCGCCGAGGAAATGGCGGAACGGACCAACTTCCCCTTTACCCTGCACTATGCCCCGGCAGCCAGCGGCCAGATGCGGGTGGAACGGGTGACCATGGACAGCCTCTACGGCAGCGCCCGTCTGGTGCGCCGCTAG
- the meaB gene encoding methylmalonyl Co-A mutase-associated GTPase MeaB has product MDLDGLAERLAAGDRRALARAITLVESSRADHRMQAAALLERLGRLNRQALRIGLSGTPGVGKSTFIEAFGLYLTGLGLRVAVLAVDPSSARSGGSILGDKTRMEYLSRDPNAYIRPSPSQAHLGGVARRSRESVALCEAAGFDVVLVETVGVGQSETMVAEMTDLFILLLAPAGGDELQGVKRGIMEMADIILVNKADGELKPVATRTAADYAGALRLLRKRAQDPDGFPKVLTVSAVEGGGIGKAWEEMTALAGWRRANSHWDSRRAAQARRWFEDEVRQALLARLTDDPALRARMEDAGQRVAHGALSPSAAAQDILAHLTG; this is encoded by the coding sequence ATGGATCTGGATGGGCTGGCAGAGCGGCTGGCGGCAGGCGACCGGCGGGCACTGGCGCGGGCGATCACGCTGGTGGAAAGTTCGCGCGCCGATCACCGGATGCAGGCGGCGGCCCTGCTGGAGCGGTTGGGCCGCCTGAACCGCCAGGCGCTGCGCATCGGGCTGTCGGGCACGCCGGGGGTGGGCAAATCCACCTTCATCGAGGCATTCGGCCTGTATCTGACAGGGCTTGGCCTGCGGGTGGCGGTGCTGGCGGTGGATCCGTCTTCGGCGCGGTCGGGCGGGTCGATCCTGGGCGACAAGACGCGGATGGAATACCTCAGCCGCGATCCCAATGCCTATATCCGCCCCTCGCCCAGCCAGGCGCATCTGGGGGGCGTCGCGCGCCGCAGCCGCGAATCGGTCGCGCTGTGCGAGGCGGCGGGGTTCGATGTGGTGCTGGTGGAAACCGTGGGCGTCGGCCAGTCGGAAACCATGGTGGCCGAAATGACGGATCTGTTCATCCTGCTGCTGGCCCCGGCCGGCGGCGACGAATTGCAAGGCGTGAAACGCGGCATCATGGAGATGGCCGACATCATCCTGGTCAACAAGGCCGATGGCGAGCTGAAGCCGGTGGCCACCCGTACCGCCGCCGATTATGCCGGCGCGCTGCGGCTGTTGCGCAAGCGGGCGCAGGATCCCGACGGCTTTCCCAAGGTGCTGACCGTATCGGCCGTCGAAGGCGGCGGGATCGGCAAGGCATGGGAGGAGATGACGGCGCTGGCCGGCTGGCGCCGCGCCAACAGCCACTGGGACAGCCGCCGCGCCGCCCAGGCCCGCCGCTGGTTCGAGGACGAGGTGCGGCAGGCCCTGCTGGCGCGGCTGACCGACGACCCGGCCCTGCGCGCCCGGATGGAGGATGCCGGCCAGCGGGTGGCGCATGGCGCGCTGTCGCCCTCGGCTGCCGCTCAGGACATCCTGGCGCATCTGACCGGCTGA
- a CDS encoding peptidoglycan -binding protein produces the protein MALGRRASQNMSHNIWPGFVDAMGSLLLVLIFVLSVFMIVQSVLRDTINTQGGQLDSLSAQVAQLADALGLETAKSTRLQTDLTAAQTEGQAQAALIASLTGQLAARQGELTEANARITGFEQQVLALIAERDAARGEGSRLQASLSEVEAARQTLVSEQEALNLALATARSEIDVATESARLAAARREALEALVADLRAREAQGQTALTEAERRLADQSQTLTEAEAARLAEAAAAEALRKRLETADAELTAMTLALEDQRRRAEDTLTQLAAANAAARDIDARLAAALLAQQATQADLEAARGSTDMEAVRRDLAAAIAARLAAETAAGDAMTEAERRAALLATARSQLTQEQARTAEQARQVTLLNEQVAALRAQLGSLQSLLEAAETADAGKRLQLESLGSQLNTALAQVAAEQKRRAELEEAERKRLEAANQNLERFRSEFFGELRQVLAGRDGVRIVGDRFVFSSEVLFNPGAADLAPEGQAQLARVAATLLDAAQDIPPGIDWILRVDGHTDNVPLSGLGEFADNWELSQARALSVVRYMQDQLGFPPERLAATGFGEYRPVAQGDSAEARAQNRRIELKLTER, from the coding sequence ATGGCACTCGGGCGGCGTGCCTCGCAGAACATGTCGCACAATATCTGGCCCGGCTTTGTCGATGCCATGGGCTCGTTGCTGCTGGTGCTGATCTTTGTGCTGTCGGTGTTCATGATCGTGCAATCGGTGCTGCGCGACACGATCAATACCCAGGGCGGGCAGCTCGACTCGCTCTCGGCGCAGGTGGCGCAGCTGGCCGATGCGCTGGGGCTGGAAACCGCAAAATCCACCCGCCTGCAAACCGACCTGACCGCCGCCCAGACCGAAGGTCAGGCCCAGGCCGCGCTGATCGCCTCGTTGACCGGGCAACTGGCGGCGCGGCAGGGCGAACTTACAGAAGCAAATGCCCGGATCACCGGCTTTGAACAGCAGGTGCTGGCGCTGATCGCCGAACGCGATGCCGCGCGGGGCGAAGGGAGCCGGCTGCAAGCCTCGCTGTCCGAGGTCGAGGCGGCGCGGCAGACCCTGGTGTCGGAACAAGAGGCTCTGAACCTGGCCCTTGCCACCGCGCGGTCGGAAATCGACGTGGCGACCGAATCCGCCCGCCTCGCCGCCGCGCGGCGCGAGGCGCTGGAGGCGCTGGTCGCCGATCTGCGCGCGCGCGAGGCCCAAGGGCAGACCGCCCTGACCGAAGCCGAGCGCCGCCTTGCCGACCAGTCGCAGACCCTGACCGAGGCCGAAGCCGCCCGTCTGGCCGAGGCTGCCGCCGCCGAGGCGCTGCGCAAGCGGCTGGAAACTGCCGATGCCGAACTGACGGCGATGACCCTGGCGCTGGAGGATCAGCGCCGCCGCGCCGAAGATACCCTGACCCAGCTGGCCGCCGCCAATGCCGCCGCCCGCGATATCGACGCCCGGCTTGCCGCCGCCCTGCTGGCCCAGCAGGCGACGCAGGCCGATCTGGAGGCCGCGCGCGGCAGCACCGACATGGAGGCGGTCCGCCGCGATCTGGCCGCCGCCATCGCCGCCCGGCTGGCTGCCGAAACCGCCGCCGGCGATGCGATGACCGAGGCGGAACGCCGCGCCGCCCTGCTGGCCACCGCGCGCAGCCAGCTGACCCAGGAACAGGCCCGCACCGCCGAACAGGCCCGGCAAGTCACGCTGCTGAACGAACAGGTGGCGGCCCTGCGCGCCCAACTGGGCAGCCTGCAATCCCTGCTGGAGGCGGCCGAAACCGCCGATGCCGGCAAGCGCCTGCAACTCGAATCGCTGGGGTCGCAGCTGAACACCGCGCTGGCCCAGGTCGCCGCCGAACAGAAGCGCCGCGCCGAACTGGAAGAAGCCGAGCGCAAGCGGCTGGAGGCGGCGAACCAGAATCTGGAACGCTTCCGGTCGGAATTCTTTGGCGAGTTGCGTCAGGTGCTGGCCGGGCGCGACGGCGTGCGGATCGTGGGCGACCGTTTCGTGTTTTCGTCCGAGGTGCTGTTCAACCCAGGCGCCGCGGATCTGGCGCCCGAAGGACAGGCGCAGCTGGCGCGCGTGGCCGCCACCCTGCTGGACGCGGCGCAGGACATTCCCCCCGGCATCGACTGGATCCTGCGGGTGGATGGCCATACCGACAATGTGCCACTGTCGGGCCTGGGCGAATTCGCCGACAACTGGGAACTCAGCCAGGCGCGCGCGCTGTCGGTGGTGCGCTATATGCAGGATCAGCTGGGTTTCCCGCCTGAACGGCTGGCCGCCACCGGGTTCGGCGAATACCGCCCCGTTGCGCAAGGCGATTCCGCCGAGGCGCGTGCCCAGAACCGCCGGATCGAACTGAAGCTGACCGAACGCTGA
- the gloB gene encoding hydroxyacylglutathione hydrolase — protein sequence MPLELVTVPCLRDNYAFLARDPETGAIACIDVPEAAPILTALRDRGWRLTDILLTHHHPDHIDGVADLVAATGARATGAAADAHRLPPLDVAKAPGDQVNIGAQQGTVIDVSGHTVGHVAFAFPGVAFTGDSLMALGCGRLFEGTPALMWRSLSRLATLPGDTLICSGHEYTESNARFALTIEPGNPRLVQRAAAVRAARAVGRPTVPSTLAEELATNPFLRASQPEIKALLGLSGAGDAEVFAEIRARKDRF from the coding sequence ATGCCGCTTGAACTCGTCACCGTGCCCTGCCTGCGCGACAATTACGCCTTTCTGGCGCGCGATCCCGAAACCGGGGCCATCGCCTGCATCGACGTGCCCGAGGCGGCGCCGATCCTGACCGCGCTGCGCGACCGGGGCTGGCGGCTGACCGACATCCTGCTGACCCATCATCACCCCGACCATATCGACGGCGTGGCAGACCTGGTCGCGGCCACCGGCGCCAGGGCGACGGGCGCGGCCGCCGATGCCCACCGCCTGCCGCCGCTGGATGTGGCCAAGGCCCCCGGCGACCAGGTGAACATCGGCGCGCAACAGGGCACAGTCATTGACGTTTCCGGCCATACCGTCGGCCATGTCGCCTTTGCCTTTCCCGGTGTCGCCTTTACCGGCGACAGCCTGATGGCGCTTGGTTGCGGCCGCTTGTTCGAGGGCACGCCGGCCCTGATGTGGCGCAGCCTGTCCCGCCTTGCCACGCTGCCCGGCGACACGCTGATCTGTTCGGGCCACGAATATACCGAAAGCAATGCCCGCTTCGCCTTGACGATCGAGCCGGGGAATCCCAGATTGGTCCAGCGCGCCGCAGCCGTGCGCGCCGCCCGCGCCGTTGGGCGCCCGACCGTACCCTCCACCCTGGCCGAAGAACTGGCGACCAACCCGTTCCTGCGTGCCTCCCAGCCCGAAATCAAGGCGTTGCTCGGCCTCTCCGGCGCCGGTGATGCCGAAGTTTTCGCCGAAATCCGCGCCCGAAAGGATCGGTTCTGA
- the clpA gene encoding ATP-dependent Clp protease ATP-binding subunit ClpA, producing MPSFTSTLEQAIHGALAQANARRHELATLEHLLLALIDEPDAARVMKACSVDLDALRKTLVEFIDDDLSNLITDVEGSEAVPTAAFQRVIQRAAIHVQSSGRSEVTGANVLVAIFAERESNAAYFLQEQDMTRYDAVNFIAHGVAKNPAYGEPRPVQGADEHQETPKAEAGEAKESALSKYCVDLNIKARKGDVDPLIGRESEVERCIQVLCRRRKNNPLLVGDPGVGKTAIAEGLALKITRGETPEILAGATIFSLDMGALLAGTRYRGDFEERLKAVVKELEDHPDAILFIDEIHTVIGAGATSGGAMDASNLLKPALQGGKLRCMGSTTYKEFRQHFEKDRALSRRFQKIDVNEPTVEDSVKILMGLKPHFEEHHGLNYTKDAIRLAVELSARYIHDRKLPDKAIDVIDEAGAAQHLVSESKRRKMIGPKEIEAVVAKIARIPPKTVSKGDAEVLRDLEATLKRMVFGQDNAIEALSSAIKLARAGLREPEKPIGNYLFAGPTGVGKTEVAKQLAASLGVELMRFDMSEYMEKHAVSRLIGAPPGYVGFDQGGLLTDGVDQHPHCVLLLDEIEKAHPDVYNILLQVMDHGKLTDHNGRQVDFRNVILIMTSNAGASELAKTAIGFGRTTRTGEDTAAIERTFTPEFRNRLDAIISFAPLQRSTIHKVVEKFVMQLEAQLIDRGVHIELTEEAADWLGDKGYDERMGARPLGRVIQEHIKKPLAEELLFGRLTKGGTVRVAVKDGQIDLQIEEPQKPRITGAKPPLLTAD from the coding sequence GTGCCGTCGTTCACATCCACGCTCGAGCAAGCCATCCACGGTGCCCTGGCCCAGGCCAACGCACGCCGGCATGAACTCGCCACGCTTGAACACCTCCTTCTCGCCCTGATCGACGAACCCGATGCTGCCCGGGTGATGAAGGCCTGTTCCGTCGATCTTGACGCGCTGCGCAAGACGCTGGTCGAATTCATCGACGACGACCTGTCGAACCTGATCACCGATGTCGAAGGGTCCGAGGCGGTGCCGACCGCCGCCTTCCAGCGCGTGATCCAGCGCGCGGCGATCCATGTGCAATCCTCCGGCCGGTCCGAGGTGACGGGCGCCAATGTTCTGGTTGCGATCTTTGCCGAACGCGAATCGAACGCCGCCTATTTCCTGCAGGAACAGGACATGACGCGCTATGATGCGGTGAATTTCATCGCGCATGGCGTGGCCAAGAACCCGGCTTACGGCGAACCCCGCCCGGTGCAGGGGGCTGATGAACATCAGGAAACCCCCAAGGCCGAAGCAGGCGAGGCCAAGGAATCCGCCCTGTCGAAATATTGCGTGGACCTTAACATCAAGGCCCGCAAGGGCGATGTCGACCCGCTGATCGGCCGCGAATCCGAGGTGGAGCGCTGCATCCAGGTGCTGTGCCGCCGGCGCAAGAACAACCCGCTGCTGGTGGGCGATCCGGGCGTGGGCAAGACCGCCATCGCCGAAGGGCTGGCACTGAAGATCACCCGTGGAGAAACGCCCGAGATTCTGGCCGGCGCCACCATCTTCAGCCTCGACATGGGCGCACTGCTGGCCGGCACCCGCTATCGCGGCGATTTCGAAGAACGGCTGAAAGCCGTGGTCAAGGAACTGGAAGATCACCCCGACGCGATCCTGTTCATCGACGAGATCCATACCGTGATCGGCGCCGGCGCCACCTCGGGCGGCGCGATGGATGCGTCCAACCTGCTGAAACCGGCGTTGCAGGGCGGCAAGCTGCGCTGCATGGGATCGACGACCTACAAGGAATTCCGCCAGCATTTCGAGAAAGACCGCGCCCTGTCGCGCCGGTTCCAGAAGATCGACGTGAACGAACCCACGGTCGAGGATTCGGTCAAGATCCTCATGGGGTTGAAGCCGCATTTCGAGGAACACCACGGGCTGAACTACACCAAGGACGCGATCCGTCTGGCGGTGGAACTTTCCGCCCGCTACATCCACGACCGCAAACTGCCCGACAAGGCCATCGACGTGATCGACGAGGCCGGGGCCGCGCAGCATCTGGTCAGCGAAAGCAAACGTCGCAAGATGATCGGCCCCAAAGAGATCGAGGCCGTGGTGGCGAAAATCGCCCGCATCCCGCCGAAAACCGTCTCCAAGGGCGATGCCGAGGTGCTGCGCGATCTGGAAGCCACGCTGAAACGCATGGTCTTTGGCCAGGACAACGCCATCGAGGCGCTGTCCTCGGCCATCAAGCTGGCCCGCGCCGGTCTGCGCGAACCGGAAAAGCCCATCGGCAACTATCTGTTCGCCGGCCCCACCGGCGTCGGCAAGACCGAGGTGGCAAAACAGCTGGCGGCCAGCCTTGGCGTGGAACTGATGCGCTTCGACATGTCGGAATACATGGAGAAACACGCGGTTTCCCGCCTGATCGGCGCGCCTCCGGGCTATGTCGGCTTCGATCAGGGGGGCCTGTTGACCGATGGGGTCGATCAGCACCCGCATTGCGTGCTGCTGCTGGACGAAATCGAAAAGGCGCACCCGGATGTCTACAACATCCTGCTCCAGGTGATGGACCACGGGAAACTCACCGACCACAACGGCCGCCAGGTGGATTTCCGCAACGTGATCCTGATCATGACCTCGAACGCCGGCGCCTCGGAACTGGCGAAAACCGCCATCGGTTTCGGCCGCACCACCCGCACGGGCGAGGATACGGCAGCGATCGAACGCACCTTCACGCCGGAATTCCGCAACCGTCTGGACGCGATCATCAGCTTTGCGCCGCTGCAACGGTCCACCATCCACAAGGTGGTCGAGAAGTTCGTCATGCAGCTGGAAGCCCAGCTGATCGACCGTGGCGTGCATATCGAACTGACCGAGGAGGCCGCGGACTGGCTGGGCGACAAGGGCTATGACGAACGCATGGGCGCGCGTCCCTTGGGCCGGGTGATCCAGGAACACATCAAGAAGCCCCTGGCCGAAGAACTGCTGTTCGGCCGGCTGACCAAGGGCGGCACGGTGCGGGTGGCGGTCAAGGATGGCCAGATCGACCTTCAGATCGAAGAGCCGCAAAAGCCCCGCATCACCGGCGCCAAGCCGCCGCTGCTGACCGCCGACTGA
- a CDS encoding class I SAM-dependent methyltransferase: MHLDVLDLRNFYYRTRLGRAAQKAIRDQVVALWPPRPGERVAGFGFAVPLLRPYLADARRVIGLMPGPQGVMPWPAGMPNVSVLCEETHWPLPNECLDRLVLMHGLETSDNPTRVLEECARVLAPEGRLLVIVPNRAGLWSRGDGTPFGYGRPYSAGQLENQLKRNGFLPERTVSGLYLPPNGGRFWLRTAEFWERNMWRLMPWRAGGVIMVEASRQVWAPRKGGLGAVVRAPLKVLEGATRPVAEPGAARGSGAG, from the coding sequence ATGCACCTAGATGTGCTCGATCTGCGCAACTTCTACTATCGCACGCGGCTGGGCCGCGCGGCGCAAAAGGCCATCCGCGATCAGGTGGTGGCGCTGTGGCCGCCGCGCCCGGGCGAAAGGGTGGCGGGATTCGGCTTTGCCGTGCCGCTGCTGCGCCCCTATCTGGCCGATGCGCGCCGGGTGATCGGGCTGATGCCGGGGCCGCAGGGGGTGATGCCCTGGCCCGCCGGCATGCCCAATGTCAGCGTGCTGTGCGAGGAAACCCACTGGCCCTTGCCCAACGAATGCCTGGACCGTCTGGTGCTGATGCACGGGCTGGAAACATCCGACAATCCCACCCGGGTGCTGGAGGAATGCGCCCGCGTGCTGGCGCCCGAAGGGCGGCTTTTGGTGATCGTGCCGAACCGGGCGGGCCTGTGGTCGCGCGGCGATGGCACGCCGTTCGGCTATGGCCGGCCCTATTCGGCGGGCCAGCTGGAAAACCAGCTCAAGCGCAACGGGTTCCTGCCCGAACGCACGGTGTCGGGGCTGTATCTGCCGCCCAACGGCGGGCGGTTCTGGCTGCGCACGGCGGAATTCTGGGAACGCAACATGTGGCGGCTGATGCCCTGGCGGGCGGGCGGCGTGATCATGGTTGAGGCCAGCCGTCAGGTCTGGGCCCCGCGCAAGGGGGGCCTGGGCGCCGTGGTGCGCGCGCCGCTGAAGGTGCTGGAAGGGGCGACGCGGCCGGTGGCGGAACCGGGGGCCGCGCGCGGGTCGGGGGCCGGATAG